Proteins encoded in a region of the Triticum dicoccoides isolate Atlit2015 ecotype Zavitan chromosome 3A, WEW_v2.0, whole genome shotgun sequence genome:
- the LOC119273160 gene encoding polygalacturonase inhibitor-like, with protein sequence MRMHSHALLVLLFCSLLVLVGPANAEPSPDPTYKDCHPGDKAALLAVKAALGEPYLLSGWIPDRPCCDWNGVSCDHFTGRVVSLAVFQDANITGTIPSALAGLPHLQDLTLRHLPLLSGPIPPAIGKLSNLSSLRISWTAVSGPVPSFLGALKKLTFLEPSFNSLTGAIPASLGAIPNQSGINLSRNRLTGAIPMFLSKSADQVYLWLSHNNLMGPLPAGFAAVNFTHFDLSRNALTGDASGLFGRGKELQYMDLSRNDFNFALSAVVLPEQIYTVDLSHIAIHGIIPAQVASAANLNFFNVSYNRLCGRVPTGGNMARFDLYSFQHNKCLCGAPLPPCKK encoded by the coding sequence ATGAGGATGCACTCACACGCcctgctcgtcctcctcttctGCTCTCTCCTAGTCCTCGTCGGCCCGGCCAACGCCGAGCCCTCTCCGGACCCGACCTACAAGGACTGCCACCCGGGCGACAAGGCAGCGCTGCTCGCCGTCAAGGCCGCCCTCGGGGAGCCCTACCTCTTGTCGGGGTGGATACCTGATCGCCCCTGCTGTGACTGGAACGGCGTCTCCTGCGACCACTTCACCGGCCGAGTAGTCAGCCTCGCCGTCTTCCAGGACGCCAACATCACGGGCACCATCCCCAGCGCCCTCGCTGGCCTCCCCCACTTGCAGGACCTCACCCTGCGCCACCTCCCATTGCTGTCGGGCCCTATACCGCCGGCGATCGGCAAGCTCTCCAACCTCTCGAGCCTCCGCATCTCCTGGACGGCCGTGTCGGGGCCCGTTCCATCCTTCCTGGGCGCGCTCAAGAAGCTCACCTTCCTCGAGCCCTCCTTCAACTCGCTCACCGGGGCCATCCCGGCGTCGCTGGGGGCCATCCCCAACCAGTCCGGCATCAACCTCAGCCGCAACCGCCTCACGGGCGCCATCCCGATGTTCCTCAGCAAGTCTGCGGACCAGGTCTACCTCTGGCTGTCGCACAACAACCTCATGGGCCCCCTCCCGGCCGGCTTCGCCGCCGTGAACTTCACGCACTTCGACCTGTCGCGCAACGCCCTGACCGGCGACGCGTCGGGCCTCTTCGGCCGCGGGAAGGAGTTGCAGTACATGGACCTGTCCCGCAACGACTTCAATTTCGCCCTATCAGCCGTGGTGCTCCCGGAGCAGATCTACACCGTCGACCTGAGCCACATTGCCATCCATGGCATCATCCCGGCGCAGGTCGCGAGCGCCGCCAACCTGAATTTCTTCAACGTCAGCTACAATAGGCTCTGCGGCCGCGTGCCGACCGGCGGGAACATGGCGAGGTTCGATCTCTACAGCTTCCAGCACAACAAGTGCCTCTGCGGTGCTCCCCTACCTCCATGCAAGAAGTAA